Proteins found in one Pempheris klunzingeri isolate RE-2024b chromosome 6, fPemKlu1.hap1, whole genome shotgun sequence genomic segment:
- the fyco1a gene encoding FYVE and coiled-coil domain-containing protein 1 isoform X2, translating into MAVGATVGESQLQRIIRDLHEAVAELAKEYRESGEPITDDSTNLHKFSYKLEYLLQFDQKEKTSFLGTKKDYWDYFSDCLAKIKGANDGIRFVKSITELKTSLGKGRAFIRYSLVHQRLADTLQQCLMNQRVTSDWYYARSPFLKPHLSVDIISHLYELNEVQFDVAARGHDLDASWPTFARRTLGSANSLCHMWKPPSRSSSINSLASTYSQQAPEFPASPDYGQSLLNDLNESLPVCTEDVSTVEDLRLELDQSELKQREFLEKVQQLGEEAAELRGVVVELQRQLDASLAAQEEQQGLRAELKTMQGREEALSRDLEALRIGEKAREVDQRLLQEKLAAAEGKNIELLAKLDGVLNEKGQQAASYFDSAQKIHELLDRLKEAEKGKMEAVAEVEEKKRQAERLEEELRVKEAAVKDGEAKLGALVTSACEEKTKLEARVEEQCSALDKLQGALTVREKEASNLQMQLQDLQRSLEEKQEEVEEVKRRAHQDKDEILKNAGDLKESLEAEVTALKEQLKRKEAELTSSCETLQQLETKNQSLTKERDKLTTNIVELEGKVKEQNTKIEDYKTQCGNLMELNEKLLTTVKRNEELKKEMAENRTVLETELAALRASDKQLRSQLDDTKMTVDEKEKRLREENRKLDESLQRATMAAKLSEATSKRLEQENQSLREEQDTVKAALSRMQADLKSVHGQIGDLEKNLGASRKNEVNLQEQLQGKEAQLESKEKTLVELQSRLKALELRERELEIARSDAEVTCAKHAELIEWFTSEKQTMEKSQLERSTVQARESREVADKLAMVDGQLEVSMKEVSRLQAEMLDLRVQAQRSGDEKLKSQAQLEVTEAQRDELRTLTEQLKAQTEVLNQRHITELMECKKKEEALIEQCDREVAAHAELAISAAAIREELATLKAENGRLALENSEIREGLHRANTEMAELGMTICKLSAEKEEAREHWEGDTVRIEELEKEVERVEESMTELQLENTKLREELTMKEKFPDTITELQEQLDKARSQMQSVKDSNREEAEAIKFQISSESMNHQAQVRSVNEQLDKVKAQLQEELKNVSSLQAKVSELEAVNEQYLQLTSEKDAHITKTETTLREGESEIQQLRDAQTSAEEAHLAMQKACEELKQKLNTTEADKQSQFLKMTAEVDDLNRIKTILEERLIELIRDKDALWQKSDALEFEQKLRAEERWWLVDKEATHCLGCQGQFTWWLRRHHCRLCGRIFCYYCSNNFVMTKHSGKKERCCRDCYSQHSAVVERFTAAELSPSDTQPPPPGAGPQPPPEPAPYKPTPRVTVSDPSNRSDDGVFDIITEEEVNGVYDSDTTSQTTGGSLEGEQDRQHPGTLDVGAGDVTSDDPEEHVPTVQDSEINLLKSGEVTMAVPLSIDDISQFGDGSRELFIKSSCYSVITVAADDSGPTISWMFSSEPKSISFSVVYRESTDAPVEQSKVLIPLTRCNSHKETIQGQLKVRHPGFYTLIFDNSFSRFISKKVFYHLTMEKPVVYDGSDFP; encoded by the exons ATGGCTGTTGGGGCTACAGTTGGGGAGAGCCAACTCCAGAGGATTATCCGAGATCTGCATG AGGCTGTAGCAGAGCTTGCAAAGGAGTACAGGGAAAGTGGGGAGCCAATCACAGATGACAGCACCAACCTGCACAAATTCTCCTACAAACTGGAGTACCTGCTCCAG TTTGACCAGAAAGAGAAGACCTCGTTCCTTGGTACAAAGAAGGATTACTGGGATTATTTCAGTGACTGTCTGGCTAAGATCAAAGGGGCCAATGATGGAATCCGCTTTGTCAAATCCATCACAGAG TTGAAGACGTCTCTGGGGAAAGGACGAGCATTTATCCGTTACTCCCTCGTACATCAGCGACTGGCTGACACCCTGCAGCAGTGCCTGATGAACCAAAGAGTCACCAG TGACTGGTATTATGCCAGAAGCCCGTTCTTGAAACCCCATCTCAGTGTGGACATAATTAGTCACCTGTACGAACTCAATGAGGTCCAGTTTGATGTGGCTGCCAGAGGTCATGATCTTGATGCCTCCTGGCCCACTTTTGCAAG GAGGACACTGGGAAGTGCAAATTCACTCTGCCACATGTGGAAACCACCTAGTCGCAGTTCCAGTATTAACAGTCTGGCCAGCACCTACTCGCAG CAAGCACCTGAGTTCCCCGCTAGCCCTGACTATGGTCAGAGTCTGCTGAATGACTTGAACGAGTCTCTACCTGTCTGCACTGAAGATGTCAGCACAGTTGAAGACCTTCGCCTAGAGCTGGACCAGTCAGAGCTGAAGCAGCGAGAGTTCCTAGAAAAGGTGCAGCAGCTGGGTGAGGAGGCTGCTGAACTCAGGGGGGTTGTAGTGGAGCTCCAGAGGCAGCTGGATGCGTCCCTTGCTGCACAAGAGGAGCAACAGGGATTGCGGGCAGAACTCAAGACAAtgcaggggagagaggaggctctTTCCAGAGACTTGGAAGCACTTAGGATTGGGGAAAAAGCCAGGGAGGTTGATCAGCGGCTGCTACAGGAAAAGTTGGCAGCTGCAGAGGGGAAGAACATCGAACTCCTGGCTAAGTTGGATGGAGTTCTGAATGAGAAGGGCCAGCAGGCAGCCAGCTACTTTGATTCAGCTCAAAAGATACATGAGTTGCTGGACAGactgaaagaggcagagaaaggcAAGATGGAAGCTGTGGCTGAGgtagaggagaagaagagacaggcagagaggctagaggaggagctgagagtcAAGGAGGCAGCCGTGAAGGATGGCGAAGCAAAGCTCGGCGCATTAGTCACATCTGCGTGTGAGGAGAAGACCAAGTTGGAGGCCAGAGTGGAGGAACAGTGCAGTGCCCTTGATAAGCTGCAGGGGGCCttgacagtgagagagaaggaggcgAGCAACCTACAAATGCAGCTGCAGGACCTCCAAAGATCTCTtgaggagaagcaggaagaggtggaggaggtgaagaggagggcACACCAAGATAAAGATGAAATACTGAAGAATGCTGGTGATTTAAAAGAGTCTTTAGAAGCAGAAGTCACTGCCCTAAAGGAGCAGCTAAAGAGGAAAGAGGCAGAGCTTACCTCCAGCTGTGAGACACTACAACAGCTAGAAACCAAGAACCAAAGCCTGACCAAAGAAAGGGACAAACTGACCACTAACATTGTTGAGCTGGAAGGTAAAGTCAAAGAACAAAACACGAAGATAGAAGACTACAAGACGCAATGCGGCAATCTAATGGAACTAAATGAGAAACTGCTGACCACAGTAAAGAGAAACgaagagctgaagaaggagaTGGCGGAAAACAGAACAGTGCTTGAAACCGAATTAGCAGCTCTAAGGGCTTCTGACAAGCAGCTTCGCAGCCAGCTGGATGATACCAAGATGACAGTAGATGAAAAAGAGAAACGCTTGCGTGAGGAGAACCGCAAGTTGGATGAGAGTCTGCAGCGAGCCACCATGGCCGCAAAGCTGTCAGAGGCCACGTCGAAGCGGCTGGAGCAGGAGAACCAGAGtctgagagaggagcaggacaCTGTGAAAGCTGCTCTCAGCCGCATGCAAGCTGACCTGAAGAGTGTTCACGGGCAGATCGGTGATTTGGAGAAGAACTTAGGAGCTTCGCGCAAGAATGAAGTGAACCTTCAAGAACAGCTCCAAGGCAAAGAGGCCCAGCTAGAGAGTAAAGAGAAGACCCTCGTTGAGCTGCAGTCCAGGCTAAAAGCTCTGGAGTTGAGGGAGAGGGAACTTGAAATTGCCAGATCTGATGCAGAAGTAACTTGTGCTAAGCACGCAGAGTTGATTGAATGGTTTACCTCTGAGAAGCAAACAATGGAGAAATCCCAGCTGGAGAGGAGCACAGTCCAAGCAAGGGAGAGCCGGGAAGTGGCAGACAAACTGGCTATGGTTGATGGCCAGTTGGAGGTGAGCATGAAAGAGGTGTCTAGGCTCCAGGCAGAGATGCTGGACCTCAGGGTGCAGGCACAGAGGTCTGGGgatgaaaaactgaaatcacAAGCACAACTGGAGGTGACGGAGGCCCAAAGAGATGAGCTCAGGACTCTGACTGAGCAGCTTAAAGCCCAGACAGAGGTACTAAATCAGAGGCATATAACAGAGCTTATGGAGtgcaaaaagaaagaagaggcgCTGATTGAACAGTGTGATAGAGAAGTAGCTGCCCATGCCGAGTTGGCTATCTCTGCAGCCGCCATCCGAGAAGAGCTGGCTACCCTCAAGGCAGAAAATGGCAGGCTAGCCTTAGAGAACAGTGAGATCCGTGAGGGTCTACATAGGGCAAACACAGAGATGGCGGAGCTGGGAATGACCATCTGTAAGTTAAGTGCAGAAAAGGAGGAGGCCAGGGAGCACTGGGAAGGGGACACCGTCCGGATTGAAGAGCTGGagaaagaggtggagagagtAGAGGAGAGCATGACAGAACTACAGCTGGAGAATACCAAACTGAGAGAGGAACTGACAATGAAGGAGAAATTTCCAGACACGATCACGGAGCTCCAGGAGCAGTTGGACAAGGCCAGGAGCCAAATGCAGAGCGTCAAGGACTCTAACCGGGAGGAGGCGGAGGCCATCAAGTTCCAAATTAGCTCAGAGAGCATGAATCACCAGGCCCAGGTGAGG agtgtgaatgagcaGCTGGACAAGGTGAAAGcccagctgcaggaggagctaAAGAATGTGTCCAGCTTGCAGGCCAAAGTGTCTGAACTAGAG GCTGTGAATGAGCAATACTTACAACTAACCAGCGAGAAAGATGCTCAcatcacaaagacagaaacaaccCTTCGCGAGGGTGAGAGCGAGATTCAGCAACTGAGGGATGCACAAACCAG CGCTGAAGAAGCACACTTGGCTATGCAAAAGGCCTGCGAGGAACTGAAGCAGAAATTAAACACAACAGAAGCTGACAAACAAAGCCAGTTCCTGAAGATGACTGCAGAGGTCGATGACCTGAACAGAATCAAGACCATCCTCGAAGAGCGGCTCATCGAGCTGATAAG agACAAAGATGCTCTGTGGCAGAAGTCAGACGCTCTGGAGTTTGAGCAGAAACTGCGAGCAGAGGAGCGCTGGTGGTTAGTGGATAAAGAGGCCACCCACTGCCTCGGCTGCCAGGGCCAGTTCACCTGGTGGCTACGCAGACATCACTGCAG GCTTTGTGGTCGCATCTTCTGCtactactgcagcaacaacttTGTGATGACCAAGCACAGTGGGAAGAAGGAGCGCTGCTGCAGGGACTGTTACAGCCAACACAGCGCGGTGGTGGAGAGGTTCACAGCTGCAGAGCTGAGTCCATCAGACACCCAGCCTCCTCCACCAGGAGCTGGACCTCAGCCCCCTCCTGAACCAGCCCCATATAAACCCACTCCCAGGGTAACAG TTTCAGACCCCAGCAACAGATCCGATGATGGAGTTTTTGACATAATCACAGAAGAGGAGGTGAACGGCGTGTACGACAGTGACACCACCTCCCAGACCACAGGAGGCTCCCTGGAGGGCGAACAAGACAGACAGCATCCAGGAACACTTGATGT AGGCGCAGGCGATGTGACCTCTGATGACCCAGAAGAGCACGTTCCCACTGTTCAAGATTCAGAAATCAACCTCCTCAAATCAGGAGAAGTCAC GATGGCTGTCCCTCTCAGCATTGATGATATTTCTCAGTTTGGCGATGGTTCCAGGGAACTCTTCATCAAGTCCAGCTGTTACAGTGTGATAACCGTTGCTGCAGATGACTCCGGGCCGACCATCAGCTGGATGTTTTCCTCAGAGCCTAAGAGCATCTCCTTCAGTGTGGTTTACAGGGAATCCACTGACGCTCCGGTGGAACAGTCAAAG GTCCTAATTCCTCTGACTCGCTGCAATTCCCATAAGGAGACAATTCAGGGACAGCTTAAAGTCCGTCACCCCGGCTTCTACACGCTCATCTTTGACAACTCCTTCTCACG gtTTATCTCCAAGAAAGTCTTCTACCATCTTACCATGGAGAAGCCTGTGGTCTATGATGGAAGCGACTTTCCCTGA
- the fyco1a gene encoding FYVE and coiled-coil domain-containing protein 1 isoform X1, with protein MAVGATVGESQLQRIIRDLHEAVAELAKEYRESGEPITDDSTNLHKFSYKLEYLLQFDQKEKTSFLGTKKDYWDYFSDCLAKIKGANDGIRFVKSITELKTSLGKGRAFIRYSLVHQRLADTLQQCLMNQRVTSDWYYARSPFLKPHLSVDIISHLYELNEVQFDVAARGHDLDASWPTFARRTLGSANSLCHMWKPPSRSSSINSLASTYSQQAPEFPASPDYGQSLLNDLNESLPVCTEDVSTVEDLRLELDQSELKQREFLEKVQQLGEEAAELRGVVVELQRQLDASLAAQEEQQGLRAELKTMQGREEALSRDLEALRIGEKAREVDQRLLQEKLAAAEGKNIELLAKLDGVLNEKGQQAASYFDSAQKIHELLDRLKEAEKGKMEAVAEVEEKKRQAERLEEELRVKEAAVKDGEAKLGALVTSACEEKTKLEARVEEQCSALDKLQGALTVREKEASNLQMQLQDLQRSLEEKQEEVEEVKRRAHQDKDEILKNAGDLKESLEAEVTALKEQLKRKEAELTSSCETLQQLETKNQSLTKERDKLTTNIVELEGKVKEQNTKIEDYKTQCGNLMELNEKLLTTVKRNEELKKEMAENRTVLETELAALRASDKQLRSQLDDTKMTVDEKEKRLREENRKLDESLQRATMAAKLSEATSKRLEQENQSLREEQDTVKAALSRMQADLKSVHGQIGDLEKNLGASRKNEVNLQEQLQGKEAQLESKEKTLVELQSRLKALELRERELEIARSDAEVTCAKHAELIEWFTSEKQTMEKSQLERSTVQARESREVADKLAMVDGQLEVSMKEVSRLQAEMLDLRVQAQRSGDEKLKSQAQLEVTEAQRDELRTLTEQLKAQTEVLNQRHITELMECKKKEEALIEQCDREVAAHAELAISAAAIREELATLKAENGRLALENSEIREGLHRANTEMAELGMTICKLSAEKEEAREHWEGDTVRIEELEKEVERVEESMTELQLENTKLREELTMKEKFPDTITELQEQLDKARSQMQSVKDSNREEAEAIKFQISSESMNHQAQVRSVNEQLDKVKAQLQEELKNVSSLQAKVSELEAVNEQYLQLTSEKDAHITKTETTLREGESEIQQLRDAQTSAEEAHLAMQKACEELKQKLNTTEADKQSQFLKMTAEVDDLNRIKTILEERLIELIRDKDALWQKSDALEFEQKLRAEERWWLVDKEATHCLGCQGQFTWWLRRHHCRLCGRIFCYYCSNNFVMTKHSGKKERCCRDCYSQHSAVVERFTAAELSPSDTQPPPPGAGPQPPPEPAPYKPTPRVTVSDPSNRSDDGVFDIITEEEVNGVYDSDTTSQTTGGSLEGEQDRQHPGTLDVGAGDVTSDDPEEHVPTVQDSEINLLKSGEVTMAVPLSIDDISQFGDGSRELFIKSSCYSVITVAADDSGPTISWMFSSEPKSISFSVVYRESTDAPVEQSKVDELVVLIPLTRCNSHKETIQGQLKVRHPGFYTLIFDNSFSRFISKKVFYHLTMEKPVVYDGSDFP; from the exons ATGGCTGTTGGGGCTACAGTTGGGGAGAGCCAACTCCAGAGGATTATCCGAGATCTGCATG AGGCTGTAGCAGAGCTTGCAAAGGAGTACAGGGAAAGTGGGGAGCCAATCACAGATGACAGCACCAACCTGCACAAATTCTCCTACAAACTGGAGTACCTGCTCCAG TTTGACCAGAAAGAGAAGACCTCGTTCCTTGGTACAAAGAAGGATTACTGGGATTATTTCAGTGACTGTCTGGCTAAGATCAAAGGGGCCAATGATGGAATCCGCTTTGTCAAATCCATCACAGAG TTGAAGACGTCTCTGGGGAAAGGACGAGCATTTATCCGTTACTCCCTCGTACATCAGCGACTGGCTGACACCCTGCAGCAGTGCCTGATGAACCAAAGAGTCACCAG TGACTGGTATTATGCCAGAAGCCCGTTCTTGAAACCCCATCTCAGTGTGGACATAATTAGTCACCTGTACGAACTCAATGAGGTCCAGTTTGATGTGGCTGCCAGAGGTCATGATCTTGATGCCTCCTGGCCCACTTTTGCAAG GAGGACACTGGGAAGTGCAAATTCACTCTGCCACATGTGGAAACCACCTAGTCGCAGTTCCAGTATTAACAGTCTGGCCAGCACCTACTCGCAG CAAGCACCTGAGTTCCCCGCTAGCCCTGACTATGGTCAGAGTCTGCTGAATGACTTGAACGAGTCTCTACCTGTCTGCACTGAAGATGTCAGCACAGTTGAAGACCTTCGCCTAGAGCTGGACCAGTCAGAGCTGAAGCAGCGAGAGTTCCTAGAAAAGGTGCAGCAGCTGGGTGAGGAGGCTGCTGAACTCAGGGGGGTTGTAGTGGAGCTCCAGAGGCAGCTGGATGCGTCCCTTGCTGCACAAGAGGAGCAACAGGGATTGCGGGCAGAACTCAAGACAAtgcaggggagagaggaggctctTTCCAGAGACTTGGAAGCACTTAGGATTGGGGAAAAAGCCAGGGAGGTTGATCAGCGGCTGCTACAGGAAAAGTTGGCAGCTGCAGAGGGGAAGAACATCGAACTCCTGGCTAAGTTGGATGGAGTTCTGAATGAGAAGGGCCAGCAGGCAGCCAGCTACTTTGATTCAGCTCAAAAGATACATGAGTTGCTGGACAGactgaaagaggcagagaaaggcAAGATGGAAGCTGTGGCTGAGgtagaggagaagaagagacaggcagagaggctagaggaggagctgagagtcAAGGAGGCAGCCGTGAAGGATGGCGAAGCAAAGCTCGGCGCATTAGTCACATCTGCGTGTGAGGAGAAGACCAAGTTGGAGGCCAGAGTGGAGGAACAGTGCAGTGCCCTTGATAAGCTGCAGGGGGCCttgacagtgagagagaaggaggcgAGCAACCTACAAATGCAGCTGCAGGACCTCCAAAGATCTCTtgaggagaagcaggaagaggtggaggaggtgaagaggagggcACACCAAGATAAAGATGAAATACTGAAGAATGCTGGTGATTTAAAAGAGTCTTTAGAAGCAGAAGTCACTGCCCTAAAGGAGCAGCTAAAGAGGAAAGAGGCAGAGCTTACCTCCAGCTGTGAGACACTACAACAGCTAGAAACCAAGAACCAAAGCCTGACCAAAGAAAGGGACAAACTGACCACTAACATTGTTGAGCTGGAAGGTAAAGTCAAAGAACAAAACACGAAGATAGAAGACTACAAGACGCAATGCGGCAATCTAATGGAACTAAATGAGAAACTGCTGACCACAGTAAAGAGAAACgaagagctgaagaaggagaTGGCGGAAAACAGAACAGTGCTTGAAACCGAATTAGCAGCTCTAAGGGCTTCTGACAAGCAGCTTCGCAGCCAGCTGGATGATACCAAGATGACAGTAGATGAAAAAGAGAAACGCTTGCGTGAGGAGAACCGCAAGTTGGATGAGAGTCTGCAGCGAGCCACCATGGCCGCAAAGCTGTCAGAGGCCACGTCGAAGCGGCTGGAGCAGGAGAACCAGAGtctgagagaggagcaggacaCTGTGAAAGCTGCTCTCAGCCGCATGCAAGCTGACCTGAAGAGTGTTCACGGGCAGATCGGTGATTTGGAGAAGAACTTAGGAGCTTCGCGCAAGAATGAAGTGAACCTTCAAGAACAGCTCCAAGGCAAAGAGGCCCAGCTAGAGAGTAAAGAGAAGACCCTCGTTGAGCTGCAGTCCAGGCTAAAAGCTCTGGAGTTGAGGGAGAGGGAACTTGAAATTGCCAGATCTGATGCAGAAGTAACTTGTGCTAAGCACGCAGAGTTGATTGAATGGTTTACCTCTGAGAAGCAAACAATGGAGAAATCCCAGCTGGAGAGGAGCACAGTCCAAGCAAGGGAGAGCCGGGAAGTGGCAGACAAACTGGCTATGGTTGATGGCCAGTTGGAGGTGAGCATGAAAGAGGTGTCTAGGCTCCAGGCAGAGATGCTGGACCTCAGGGTGCAGGCACAGAGGTCTGGGgatgaaaaactgaaatcacAAGCACAACTGGAGGTGACGGAGGCCCAAAGAGATGAGCTCAGGACTCTGACTGAGCAGCTTAAAGCCCAGACAGAGGTACTAAATCAGAGGCATATAACAGAGCTTATGGAGtgcaaaaagaaagaagaggcgCTGATTGAACAGTGTGATAGAGAAGTAGCTGCCCATGCCGAGTTGGCTATCTCTGCAGCCGCCATCCGAGAAGAGCTGGCTACCCTCAAGGCAGAAAATGGCAGGCTAGCCTTAGAGAACAGTGAGATCCGTGAGGGTCTACATAGGGCAAACACAGAGATGGCGGAGCTGGGAATGACCATCTGTAAGTTAAGTGCAGAAAAGGAGGAGGCCAGGGAGCACTGGGAAGGGGACACCGTCCGGATTGAAGAGCTGGagaaagaggtggagagagtAGAGGAGAGCATGACAGAACTACAGCTGGAGAATACCAAACTGAGAGAGGAACTGACAATGAAGGAGAAATTTCCAGACACGATCACGGAGCTCCAGGAGCAGTTGGACAAGGCCAGGAGCCAAATGCAGAGCGTCAAGGACTCTAACCGGGAGGAGGCGGAGGCCATCAAGTTCCAAATTAGCTCAGAGAGCATGAATCACCAGGCCCAGGTGAGG agtgtgaatgagcaGCTGGACAAGGTGAAAGcccagctgcaggaggagctaAAGAATGTGTCCAGCTTGCAGGCCAAAGTGTCTGAACTAGAG GCTGTGAATGAGCAATACTTACAACTAACCAGCGAGAAAGATGCTCAcatcacaaagacagaaacaaccCTTCGCGAGGGTGAGAGCGAGATTCAGCAACTGAGGGATGCACAAACCAG CGCTGAAGAAGCACACTTGGCTATGCAAAAGGCCTGCGAGGAACTGAAGCAGAAATTAAACACAACAGAAGCTGACAAACAAAGCCAGTTCCTGAAGATGACTGCAGAGGTCGATGACCTGAACAGAATCAAGACCATCCTCGAAGAGCGGCTCATCGAGCTGATAAG agACAAAGATGCTCTGTGGCAGAAGTCAGACGCTCTGGAGTTTGAGCAGAAACTGCGAGCAGAGGAGCGCTGGTGGTTAGTGGATAAAGAGGCCACCCACTGCCTCGGCTGCCAGGGCCAGTTCACCTGGTGGCTACGCAGACATCACTGCAG GCTTTGTGGTCGCATCTTCTGCtactactgcagcaacaacttTGTGATGACCAAGCACAGTGGGAAGAAGGAGCGCTGCTGCAGGGACTGTTACAGCCAACACAGCGCGGTGGTGGAGAGGTTCACAGCTGCAGAGCTGAGTCCATCAGACACCCAGCCTCCTCCACCAGGAGCTGGACCTCAGCCCCCTCCTGAACCAGCCCCATATAAACCCACTCCCAGGGTAACAG TTTCAGACCCCAGCAACAGATCCGATGATGGAGTTTTTGACATAATCACAGAAGAGGAGGTGAACGGCGTGTACGACAGTGACACCACCTCCCAGACCACAGGAGGCTCCCTGGAGGGCGAACAAGACAGACAGCATCCAGGAACACTTGATGT AGGCGCAGGCGATGTGACCTCTGATGACCCAGAAGAGCACGTTCCCACTGTTCAAGATTCAGAAATCAACCTCCTCAAATCAGGAGAAGTCAC GATGGCTGTCCCTCTCAGCATTGATGATATTTCTCAGTTTGGCGATGGTTCCAGGGAACTCTTCATCAAGTCCAGCTGTTACAGTGTGATAACCGTTGCTGCAGATGACTCCGGGCCGACCATCAGCTGGATGTTTTCCTCAGAGCCTAAGAGCATCTCCTTCAGTGTGGTTTACAGGGAATCCACTGACGCTCCGGTGGAACAGTCAAAGGTGGACGAGCTGGTT GTCCTAATTCCTCTGACTCGCTGCAATTCCCATAAGGAGACAATTCAGGGACAGCTTAAAGTCCGTCACCCCGGCTTCTACACGCTCATCTTTGACAACTCCTTCTCACG gtTTATCTCCAAGAAAGTCTTCTACCATCTTACCATGGAGAAGCCTGTGGTCTATGATGGAAGCGACTTTCCCTGA
- the xcr1a.1 gene encoding chemokine (C motif) receptor 1a, duplicate 1, giving the protein MNDSYNNSEYDLDYGDEVCEKEEVVIFGSIVVPVFFSVVIALSLTGNILVLVILALYENLKSLTNIFILNLAVSDLVFTTGLPFWAIYHIWGWVFSETLCKIVTFVFFTGFYSSILFLTIMTIYRYVIVVHPLTDLSTKSFNTGVFLSIILWIISVGAAMPSLLHITLVTVPHKHGDSQGCEYQVTLWKNIGVSQQNIFFLIAFAVISFCYIKILGRITKSRSHTKNRAVKLVFCIVAVFFLGWVPYNVVIFFRILSDNLVEPFASCEASIQLDYAFYVCRLIAFSHCCLNPVFYALVGVKFRRHLKSMLHRLFIPQTPAEEQQVRRQTFSRGSMY; this is encoded by the coding sequence ATGAATGACTCGTACAATAACAGCGAATACGACCTTGACTATGGCGATGAAGtctgtgaaaaagaagaagtggTCATATTTGGATCCATTGTCGTCCCCGTGTTCTTCTCCGTTGTGATCGCACTGAGCCTCACAGGAAACATCCTCGTCCTTGTGATCCTGGCTTTGTACGAAAACCTCAAGTCTCTCACCAACATTTTCATCCTAAACCTGGCCGTCTCTGACCTCGTCTTCACCACCGGACTTCCCTTCTGGGCCATTTACCACATCTGGGGATGGGTGTTTTCAGAGACCCTCTGCAAAATTGTGACTTTTGTCTTCTTCACTGGGTTTTACAGCAGCATCCTCTTCCTGACCATCATGACCATCTACAGGTATGTGATCGTGGTGCACCCTCTCACTGACCTGAGCACAAAGAGCTTCAACACCGGCGTTTTTCTGTCTATCATACTGTGGATAATCAGCGTTGGAGCAGCCATGCCGTCCCTGCTCCACATCACCCTCGTCACAGTCCCCCACAAGCACGGAGACTCTCAAGGCTGTGAATACCAAGTCACCCTGTGGAAAAACATTGGTGTCTCCCAGCAGAATATTTTCTTCTTGATTGCTTTTGCAGTGATCTCTTTCTGCTACATTAAAATACTGGGGAGAATCACAAAGTCAAGATCTCACACGAAGAACAGGGCAGTTAAATTAGTCTTCTGTATTGTTGCCGTCTTCTTCCTCGGCTGGGTGCCGTACAATGTGGTCATCTTTTTCAGGATTTTGTCTGACAATTTGGTCGAACCATTTGCGAGCTGTGAAGCAAGTATCCAGCTTGACTATGCCTTTTATGTGTGTCGGCTCATTGCTTTCTCTCACTGCTGCCTGAACCCCGTCTTTTATGCACTTGTTGGGGTGAAGTTTAGGCgtcatttgaagtcaatgctGCATCGACTGTTCATTCCCCAAACTCCAGCTGAAGAACAGCAGGTTCGAAGGCAAACCTTCTCACGTGGATCAATGTACTAG